Proteins encoded within one genomic window of Streptomyces taklimakanensis:
- a CDS encoding histidine phosphatase family protein: MPVVHLVRHGQASFGAETAHGYDVLSDLGRRQAEVAGAELARRAPRDPLVVCGTLNRQRDTAELLVKAAGLTGTPRTDPRWNEYDHIDLVRRYGAASQDASGAPADNRGAQRVLDRALAAWMADTDEGGWERFATGAFDALRGLVAELGPGRDAVVVTSGGVLAALCGRLLSAPPAGIVALNRVVVNAAITTVVAGSAGVSLLSFNDHAHFVGDRRPLLTYR, translated from the coding sequence ATGCCGGTCGTCCACCTGGTCCGCCACGGCCAGGCGTCGTTCGGTGCCGAGACGGCGCACGGGTACGACGTGCTGTCGGACCTCGGCCGCAGACAGGCGGAGGTCGCCGGCGCCGAGCTGGCGCGACGCGCCCCCCGCGACCCGCTCGTGGTCTGCGGCACCCTGAACCGACAGCGGGACACGGCCGAACTCCTGGTGAAGGCCGCCGGCCTGACCGGGACACCGCGCACCGACCCGCGCTGGAACGAGTACGACCACATCGACCTCGTCCGCCGCTACGGCGCTGCCTCCCAGGACGCCTCCGGTGCCCCCGCCGACAACCGCGGTGCCCAGCGGGTGCTCGACCGCGCGCTCGCGGCGTGGATGGCCGACACGGACGAGGGCGGCTGGGAGCGGTTCGCCACGGGCGCCTTCGACGCGCTGCGGGGACTGGTCGCCGAGCTCGGGCCGGGACGCGACGCCGTCGTGGTCACCTCGGGCGGGGTGCTGGCGGCCCTGTGCGGGAGGCTGCTGTCCGCTCCCCCGGCCGGGATCGTGGCGCTGAACCGGGTGGTCGTCAACGCGGCGATCACCACCGTCGTCGCGGGCTCGGCCGGCGTGAGCCTGCTGTCCTTCAACGACCACGCCCACTTCGTCGGGGACCGGCGCCCGCTGCTCACCTACCGCTGA